Part of the Natronobacterium gregoryi SP2 genome, CTCATCGACGACACGAAGGGTATCCAGCACCTAAACGAGACGATGGAACTCGTGATCGAAGGGCTCGAGGACGCCCTGAACAACGGCCCACTCGCGAACGAGCCGGTCCAGGGGACACTCATCCGCCTGCACGACGCCCGACTCCACGAGGACACCATCCACCGCGGTCCGGCACAGGTCATCCCTGCAGTCCGAAACGCCGTCCACAACGCGCTGATCGACGGCAAAATCAAGATGCTCGAGCCGATGCAGGATGTCCGTATTGACGTGCCAAACGACCATATGGGTGCCGCCTCGGGCGAGATTCAGGGTCGTCGTGGCCGCGTCGACGATATGTACCAAGAAGGCGATCTCATGGTCGTCGAAGGGATCGCTCCGGTCGGCGAGATGATCGGTTTCGCCTCGGACATCCGGAGTGCGACCGAGGGTCGTGCCTCCTGGAACACGGAGAACGCCGGTTTCGAAGTCATGTCCGACTCACTCCAGCGCGAGAAGATCATGGAGATCCGCGAGCGCAAGGGCATGAAGCTCGAACTGCCAGAACACATCGACTACATCTAGTGCTTTGGCAAGCCTGAACGGATGAGTGAAACCGAATGCGGTCGTCTGGGTTCACGCAGCAGTCGACGCTTGGCGGAGTACTAGTGGCGGGCCAAGCCTGAACTGAGGGGTCGAATCCGGCGGTGTCGCTCGATTCGACCCGTCAGTTGATGGTTTGTCCGCTACGAGTCCCAGTTTTTTACTCGGTCGTCTCTCCTTTCGTCGTGATCCGATCGTCGACTGTAGAGTCGACGCCAGTGGCGTGGTTGTCGGTCAACTCTGGGCGCTGCTAGGCGTCCGTCACGAGATAAAGTCCCGTCCGTCGGCAAGACCGTCGCAGTTGGAACCAGGTTCCGAAACTCGAGATGGGGCCGCATGCGACGCAAGAACACCGTCGACTCCGACGGCAGCGACCCAGCTCGAGCCGGCAGTCATACGGAATGCTGTACCGATGTATCGGTTCGACCGCAGGGAGCTCGCGGTCGCGCCGGAACTGACTGATACGGATTGCTGTAACTAGTTACCGCCGATCGCCGACCCCGTTCTGGCGATCGGCGGTAAGTGAATACAGCAAACCGTATGACAGCACACCGTCCCAGAGATCGACGGCCGAGAGTAGACGACGGCTCTCGAGTTGCTAATTTCCGTTCCACTCGTCGACTGACGAGCCAAACCGGCCTACACGGACAGTTCGGCCCAACAGTGCAGGCTTGGGCTGTCTCTCGGATAGACGCGTCTCGTGGGGAGTAATAAACTGGTGGACGGAAACTGCGAGTACCCCTACCCGGCAGTCCACCGTTCTATCGAATCAGTTATCTGCATGTGGGATATGCTTTGTGGGGCTCTGGTGAATCGCATGACTGCATAGACTTCGACCGTCAGAACTAGGGAGTTGAAGCGGGAAACGGCGGATGCTCTATGTCCAAAATTTCCCGCTTCACTGGGAAGGTCGTGACGTTGGCTAAAAGTGCTGTTGGTGGCCGAGGCGAATCCGCCGCCCCGCAGGGTGGCGGCGGATTCGCCGACTACGCCGTCGTTTCGCTGCACTGTCTGCGGATTTACTTGGAGAAATCCTACCGGGAAGCACTTGACCTGTTGAGCGAGATGCCACAAATACTGGCGGAGATCGGCCTTGAGGAGGCCGATCTCCCTGATCACTCTACGCTAGTGAAAGCATTTGATAGGATCAAGATGGCAGTCTGGCGAGTGCTGCTGCGCCTGTCGGCGCAGCTGCACGAGCCATCTGGCCATGCGGCGATGGATGCGACGTTTTTCGACCGCGAAAACGCGAGCAAACACTACTGCCGACGGACGAATTACCGCGTTCAGACGCTCAAAACAACGGCTCTGGTCGATACTGAGTCACAAGCTATCCTCGACGTTCACTGCACAACCAAGAAACGTCACGACACGCAGATCGGCTGGCAACTCGCCCGCCGCAACGCTGGCGAGTTGCACAGCCTCGCCGCCGACAAAGGCTACGACTGGCAACGGTTCCGTGATAAACTCCGGGAAGAGGACGTAAGACCGCTGATCAAGCATCGAGAGTTCCGTCCCATCGATCACGCGCATAACGCGCGGATCGATGGGACTCTCTACGGCCAGAGAGCGTTGTCTGAGACCGTCTTCTCGGTGATCAAGCGCACGCTCGGCGACGCCGTGCGTGCGCGAAGCTGGTATCGTGAGTTCCGTGAAATCGTCCTAATGTGTGCCGTATACAACATCAAGCGTACCGTCAACTAGCGAAATCAAGCGCCGTATGGCGATTCACCACGGCCCTTTGTGGGGGCGACCCCGCCCCCAGTCACGTGTCGACGTGACACTCTCATGCGGTTTGTGTCGGTCAGTTCCGGCGTGACCGAAGGCGGGCTCGCGGTCGCGCCGGGACATCGGGACAGCAGTTCGTATCACTGGGGCTGGGTCGATGCGACCCACGATGTCAGACTCGAGGAACCACCAGTGGTGGTCGGTCCCAGAGTGAGGATGCCAGTCGCTTCGAGTGTCCGACCGCGCGACGTTGGAGACAGTAGTGTGAGGGGTGGGCTCTAGCTGTCTTCGGGAACCACTCGTCGTCGGGCCCGAAGCCGGTGTCGAACGTGCTGGTGTCGTCTTCGTCCCACTATGGCCTGCAAAAGCAAACGTTTGCAGATCGAGTGCTGTCAAAACTGTCAGATCAGAATCCAAAGTCGTTCCTGATAAAAAGACACCCCATTATTCGGCACAATATCGATGGGGCGTTCGGACCGACTAGGAACGGATGAGCGAGTACCACAACGTCTTGCAGTCAGGAACGATCGGTAACGTCGACGTCCGAAATCGGTTAGTAATGCCGCCGATGGGGACGAACTTCGCGGACGAAACTGGAGCTGTCACCGATCAGATGCTGGACTATTATGCGGACCGTGCAAGCGGTGGCGCAGGACTGGTGATGGTCGAAGTCGCCGCAGTCGAGTATCCTCACGGGAAGGCAATCACACGACAGTTACGCATCGACGACGACGAGTTCGTCTCTGGCCTCTCTCGGCTAGCGGATCGAATTCGAGCCCACGGCGCGGCGGGATTCATTCAGCTCCATCACGCCGGACGACAAACGACCACCGAAGAGACGGAGGGCCATCAGCCGGTCTCCGCATCGGCGGTTACCGACGAGTTCCTCGGGACGGAGCCACGGCCACTCGACACAGAGGAAGTCGAAGCACTCGTCGAACGGTTCGCCGAGGCAGCCGACCGTGCACAGCGTGCGGGGTTCGATGGTGTCGAACTACACGCCGCACACGGGTACCTGGTCGGCCAATTCATGTCGAGTCGAACCAATCGACGGACCGACAGATACGGTGGCGATCTCGAGGACAGGATGCGGTTCCCCCTCGAGATCGTCGACGCGATCCGAACACGTGTCGGCGACGAGTTCGGCCTCAGCGTCCGCATCAGTGCCGACGAGTTCGTCGAGGAGGGGAACGATCTGGAAGACGGCAAACGGGCTGCGAAGTCGTTCGAGGACGCTGGAGTCGACGTCGTCAACGTGAGTTCGGGCACCTACGAGTCGATGCCGCAGTTGCTCGAGCCGATGGAGTACGAGGAGGCCTGGCGGACACACCTCGCGAGCGAAATCGGTGCCGTCGTCGACGTTCCCACGATTGCTGTCGGTGTGATCAGACACCCCGACACGATGAACGACGTTCTCACCGACGAGAACATCGACTTCGTGGCGGTCGGACGCGGCCACATCGCCGATCCAGAGATCGGTCGAAAGATCGCCGACGGTCGGGCCGAGGCGATCGTCCCCTGTATCAGTTGCAACGTCGGCTGTCTCGACGACGGGATCTTCGCCAGCAACCAAGTCAGTTGCACGGTAAATCCCGAAGCAGGTCGGGAAGCCGAATTCGACGCAGAGCCACGCATCCGGGAGCAAAAAGACGTTCTCGTCGTCGGTGCTGGCCCTGCCGGCGTCGAGGCAGCGACGCGTGCAACAGCCCGCGGTCACGATGTGACACTGGCCGAACAAACCGACGACCTCGGTGGACAGCTCACACTTGCCGCGGCAACGCCAGGGAAAGAGAAGATCGACTGGTTGTGCAACCACCTCGAGACGAAACTCGATGCAGCGCCGGTCGACGTACAGTTCGGGGCGCGGATAACTGTCGACGACGTACGGGAGGCTGCTCCGGATGTCGTCGTAGTGGCGACCGGCGCACGCCCGCTGGTCCCCGCCATCGAGGGTATCGACCGGGAGCACGTCTGTCACACGTGGGATCTGCTCGCGGACGAAACCACCGTCGAGGGCGACACTGTCGTCGTGATCGGCGCTGGAAAAACCGGCTGTGAAACTGCAGAACAGCTCGCAGCAAACGGACACACGGTCTCCGTCCTCGAAATGCGTGAGGAGGGCGCGCCGGGAGTGGAACGAGCCTCCCAGGCCGACGCCAGCGATCGATTCGCCGACGACGATCGGATCACGATCCACACCGACCGGCGAGTGACAGAGATTGCGCCAGAGCAGGTAATCACCGACGGCGGGAAGACGTTCGACGCCGACACTGTCGTGCTTGCGACCGGCAGCGAACCCAACGACGAACTCGTCGACGAGCTAACCGACCTGGATCTAGACATCTACGTGGCTGGCGACGCCAAGAGTCCAAACGGTATCCACACCGCTATTCACGACGGCTGTGAGATCGGTCGGTCGATCGGAGCACGCGAGCCGACAGTAAGTCCGAAACAGTGAGTCGACTGGAATCGTCACCTGTGAGCGAGCGTGAGTTGCGCTCCGCCAGACGGCCATCCGGCGGCTGCTGTGTCGGTCGAACGACGAGTGCCGTGAGCCACCACGAGAGCGAGAACGGAACAGAAGCGTGACGAACTATTACTCGCGTTCGCCCGCACCCAGTGCGCTCTCGCCGACCTTCTCGTGGCCCTCGATGACATCCTGGCCGTCCATGTACGGGCGCAGCGCCTCGGGGATCGTCACCGTTCCGTCCTCGTTCTGGTAGTACTCGAGGATAGCGACCATCACTCGCGGAAGCGCCAGACCCGAGGCGTTCAGCGTGTGGAGGTATTCGGCACTCTCGTGGCGCTCGGGCCGGTAGCGAAGGCCGGCACGTCGAGCCTGGAAGTCCTCGAAGTTCGACGCCGACGAGACCTCGAGCCAGCGACCGCCGCGGTCGGGGCCGTCCTCCATGTCGTCGCCGGGTGCCCAGACTTCGATGTCGTAGGTTTTGGCGCTGGCGAACGTGAGATCGCCGGTACAGAGTTCGAGAATGCGATACGGTAACCCGAGCCGACGGAGGACTTCTTCGGCCTCGTCGAGCAGTTCCTCGAGTCGGTCGTAGCTGTCCTCGGGTTCGACGAAGTTGACGAGTTCGACCTTGTTGAACTGGTGGACGCGGACGATGCCGCGGGTTTCGGTGCCGTGTTCGCCTGCCTCGCGCCGGAAGTTCGGTGTGTAGGCCTGGTGTTTCAGTGGGAGGTCGTCCTGGAGGAGGATGTCGTCGGCGTACATGTTGGTGACGGGAACCTCCGCGGTCGGACAGAGCCAGAGGTCGTCGTCTTCGTACTCCTCGTCGTTGCTCCCGCCGAGTCGGTACGCGTCGTCGGCGAATTTGGGGAGTTGGCCGGTGCCACGCATCGACTCGCTTTTGACGGGTACCGGTGGAAAGAGATCGATATAGCCCTGTTCGCGGTGAACGTCCAGCATGAACTGGACCAGGGCGTGCTCTAAGCGCGCGCCGTCACCCTTGAGGAAGTAAAAGCCCGACCCGGTCGTTTTAGCGCCGCGGGCCTCGTCGATGATGTCCAGTTCCTCGCCGAGGTCGTAGTGAGGTGTCACCTCCTCGGGTAGGTCGCGCAGGGCGTCGAACCCCCAGCGTCGGTCCTCGACGTTGTGTCGCTCGTCGACGCCGAGTGGGACGCTCTCGTGGGGAATCTGTGGCATCTCGAGCATTCGTTGCTCGAGTTCGGTCTGGAGTTCGGCGGCTTCGGTCTCGACGTCGTGAATCTCTGCTTTCAGCTCCTTCGATTTCTCGATGGCCTCGTCTTTTTCGTCCTGTTTCCCCTCCGAGACGAGTGTACCGATCCGTTCGGTAATCTCGTTTCGGTCGTGGCGCAGTTCGTCGCCGCGGGCTTTCAGCTCCCGCCACCGCTCGTCGAGTTCGAGAATCTCGTCGAAGTCGACGTCGGCACCCCGGTCGTCGAGGGCGTCGCGGACCTCGTCGGGGTTCTCTCGTAGATACGTCCGGTCGAGCATTAGGGATTGATTCAAGGCGGCCGTCCAAAACCGTATCGGAAGTCAGTGCTACCGAGCGGCAAACGTTTTTTGGGTCGGCAAAGAGTTTCTAGGTATGGATCCGCTCGAGGGTGAAGCGTCGGTATCGATCGAGTACGAGCCAGTCAACGTCAAAGACGTGCTCGTCGAGATGAAAGACACGGCGGAGCTGTTGATAGATCTCTCTTATTCTGCCGTGTTGCACTCGAGCGAGGAGATCGCCCGAGAGGTGCTGCGTCTCGAAGAGCGAATGGACGTCCTCGAGATGCGGGCACGGATGGGGCTGATGATGGCCGTCCGAAATCCGGACGACGCCGAGCAGCTCGCACCCGTCCTCGGTATCGTCGCTGCCGCGGACGACGTCAGCGACGCCGCCGGCGACATCGCCAAGATCGTACTCGAAGATATCGGTCTTCCCGAGGCAATGCGGGCGGCGCTTCCCGAGGCCGTCGAGACGCTCGTCCGTGGCGTCGTCGATCCCGACTCGGCGTACGTCGATCGAACGCTCGCGGCGATCGACCTCGAGTCCGAGACCGGCGTCCGCGTGATTGCGCTTCGCCGTGGGGACGAGTGGTTGCTCAATCCCGGTCCCGAGACGGCGATCAGGGCCGACGATGTCGCACTCTTGCGTGGCCCGGACGTCGCGATCGGCGACGTCTGCGAGACGATGACCGGGACGACCGACGAGCCGCCCGTCACCGACACGCCCGGCGTGGAAGATCTCGAGCGGGCAGTCGACACCATCGTCCACATGAAGAACCTCTCGGAGCTCGCGGTCGATCTGGCCTACAGCGCCGTCCTCTTCGACAGCGAGCCGCTGGCGGAGGAGGTTCGGAATCTGGAGGTCGAGGTCGACGCCCTCGAGTCGCGGTTCGAGGCGTGGACGCTCCGGGCGGCCGCAGACGCCCCCGATCCGATCGCGCTCCGTGGACTGATCCACCTGGGTAGCGCCACCGAGGTCATCAGCGACGCTGCGATCGACATCAGCGAGGGCGTCCTCCGAGAGATCGACGTCCATCCAGTCGTCCAGTTGGCCGTCGAAGAGAGCGACGAGATCATCACTCGCGTCGAGGTCGACCCCAGCAGCGACCTCGACGGAACCGCGATCGTCGGCGGCGTCCCCAATACCGAGTCGACGATGTCCGTAATCGCCATCAGACGACCGGGCGATGGCTGGTTGCTGGTTGGCGACGCCGACGCCGAAATTCGGGGCGACGACGTCCTCATCTCGAAGGGGACGCGAACGGCCGCGGCGGCGTTCGAGGAGTTAGCAGCGAGCTAGCTCCGATGTATCGACCGACGAACCGAAAGAGAGGCTCACGCCGCTCGAGTCGCTGGCGCGTACGATCGAGTTACGGATCGAACGGACACCGATAGCGTCTCGGTTGCCATCGTAAGCGCGGTGACCAGTGTGCCGTCTCCGGATACCAACCAGTTACTTTTTGAACTGGGGGATGGGGCTCCGCCCATGCACGCGGCTCCACCGACGGTCCTCCTGCTCGACGGCGATTACGACAACGCGCTGGCGATCGCAACGGAACTTAGCGAGGATCTCGAGGCGACGGTGGTCGGCGTCGGGACGACCCCACACAGCAGACTGCTGCGCTCGACGTACTGCGACGCCGGCCGGGTGCTCCCGCCGCCCGACGATCCGGACTATCCCCGGGCACTGCTCGAGACGATCGAACGGGATCGGCCCGACGTCGTGCTCCCGGTGGGCTACGACTCGATGGCGGCGACCCAGTCGATCCGGAAGGCGATCCCCGACGACGTCGCACTCTGTCTTCCCTCTGAAGCGGCCTTCAACGCCGCGGCGGACAAAGGGGAGACGTTACGGCTGGGGCGGCGGCTGGGCCTCGAGACGCCGGCGGAGTACTCGGACGTCGTGGCAGACCTCGAGGCGGACGGCCGACCGACTCCGGACGGCGTTCTCCCGTTTCCGGTCTTCCTGAAAGCCCGCTGGGAGAACGGCGGCGTGACGACGACACCGGTCGACGAACCGGGCGCGTTCTGGGACGGCTACGATCGGATCGCGGCCGCTGCGCCGGACGGCGACGTGCTGGTCCAGGAGTACGTCGACGGCACCGGCTCGACCCACGCCTGTGGACTGCTCTGTATCGACGGCGAGGTCGAACTCACGATGACCCACGAAGAACTCCGGTCGGTGCCCCGTCACGGCGGCAGTGGGACCCACCTCCGACTCGGGCCGGACGCTGCGGTCGCAACGGCCGCACGGCAGTTGCTCGAGGAGATCGGCTGGCACGGCATCGCGCTCGTCGAGTTCAAGCGCCGGGCCGACGGGACGCCGGTGCTGATGGAGATCAATCCGAAGTTCTGGGCGTCTTACGCGCTGGCAAGCGAGTTCGGCTACCGGTTCGCCTCGACGCTGGTCGCCGATCGGCTCGAGCTCGATCTCGAATTGCCGATCGGCTCGCCGGAATCGAGCGGCGAGATGGTGTTCCCGCTCCGGGAACTGCAGTTCGCAGCGAAAAACAGGGATCGTGAGACGCTCCGAGAGGTGCTCTCGACGCTGTCGACGCGCGGTGCGGCCTGGGACGTCGAACCGACCGACCTCGGCGCGTGGTTGACGCCGCCAGCGTCACTCGTAGAGCGGCTTCCGGAGTCCGCAAGGCGATCCACGACGGAGCGGACGGTAACGGAACCGACGAAACCGATACGGAGCCGACGATGACCGCGACGCAAACGACCGAGCCACGAGACGTCGAATCGACCTCGAGAGCCCCGATCGTCAGTCTGTGCCGCGAGACGCTTGCGTACGCACGCGAGCGAGACTACACCGGTTGGGACTACGCAGACGGGCTGAGCAGCGCTTCCCTCCAGAAACTCCCGTTCGAGAGCAAACTGCTGAACCTCGCGGTCCAGGAGGGAATCAAGCGAGCACCGGTCAACCTGCGTCCGTACTTCAGTGTCGAGCAACGGCGCAACTACAAGGGCGCGGCGCTGTTCGCGATGGCGAACCTCGACGTCTACGCCCTGACCGGCGAGGAAACGTACGCTCGAGAGGCACGGAACCTCGTCGAGTGGTTGCTCGCGGCGGACAACGACTGGTGTCGCGGCTTCTGTGGCGGCGGGCACAGACACCCCCTGCAGGACCTCTCGAGCGAGACGGCGTCGACGCCGGGCGAGGTGTCGGGGGTCGTCTCGACCTGCTACGCGGTGCAGGCGCTGCTCCAGGCAGCGGACGTCCTCGAGGAACCGGAGTACGCTCGGGTCGCGCGGACGACGACCGAGTTCGTCTTCGAGAGCCTCGACTACACCGAGTGTAACGAGGGTGCCCGGATCAACTACACGGCCGAAAACGGTGGGAAAAACGAGGCGAGCGCACCCTATACCCTCAATGCGAACGCGCTGGGCGCGCGGCTCCTGCTCGAACTCGGAGCACACTTCGACGAGCAACGGTGGTGCGAGGCAGGCGAGGCGATCCTCGACTACGTCGCGAGCAAGCAGACGGCGACCGGCGGCTGGATGTACACCGATCCGCCGACGGCCTCTCACCTCTCGATGGACAACTTCCACAACGGCTTCATCCTCGAGTCGCTGCTCCGGTACCGAGAACTTGCGGACTCGAGTCGGTTCGACGCGACGATCGACCGTGGACTGTCGTTCTACCGGGCGGAACTGTTCGCGGACGACGGCGCGCCAAACTGGGACGAGTCGAGCGCGTACCCCCAAGACACTCACGCGGCTGCCCAGGGGATAATCACGTTCACCGCGGCCGGCGACCTCGAGTTCGCCCGCCGCATTATCGACTGGACGACCGACGCGCTGTATGCGGGTGACGGTCAGTTCTACTACCAGCAGCGACGGTTCTATACGAAACGGTTCACCCTGATGCGGTGGTGCCAGGCCTGGATGGCCTACGCGCTGTCGACGTACGAGAGGGCGCGCCGGGACAGGCAGGTGTAAGCGACCAATACACCCCGTCGTCGACGTGTACGAGCCACCAAACGAGGGGTAGTGTGAACGTAGTTATGGGAAATTACCTGAAAGGGTCGGCACGATGGCACTCGAGGTAGAACGGCTGGGTTCCGTCGCGGAGGCAAACCGGAA contains:
- a CDS encoding oxidoreductase codes for the protein MSEYHNVLQSGTIGNVDVRNRLVMPPMGTNFADETGAVTDQMLDYYADRASGGAGLVMVEVAAVEYPHGKAITRQLRIDDDEFVSGLSRLADRIRAHGAAGFIQLHHAGRQTTTEETEGHQPVSASAVTDEFLGTEPRPLDTEEVEALVERFAEAADRAQRAGFDGVELHAAHGYLVGQFMSSRTNRRTDRYGGDLEDRMRFPLEIVDAIRTRVGDEFGLSVRISADEFVEEGNDLEDGKRAAKSFEDAGVDVVNVSSGTYESMPQLLEPMEYEEAWRTHLASEIGAVVDVPTIAVGVIRHPDTMNDVLTDENIDFVAVGRGHIADPEIGRKIADGRAEAIVPCISCNVGCLDDGIFASNQVSCTVNPEAGREAEFDAEPRIREQKDVLVVGAGPAGVEAATRATARGHDVTLAEQTDDLGGQLTLAAATPGKEKIDWLCNHLETKLDAAPVDVQFGARITVDDVREAAPDVVVVATGARPLVPAIEGIDREHVCHTWDLLADETTVEGDTVVVIGAGKTGCETAEQLAANGHTVSVLEMREEGAPGVERASQADASDRFADDDRITIHTDRRVTEIAPEQVITDGGKTFDADTVVLATGSEPNDELVDELTDLDLDIYVAGDAKSPNGIHTAIHDGCEIGRSIGAREPTVSPKQ
- a CDS encoding IS5-like element ISNagr1 family transposase, encoding MSKISRFTGKVVTLAKSAVGGRGESAAPQGGGGFADYAVVSLHCLRIYLEKSYREALDLLSEMPQILAEIGLEEADLPDHSTLVKAFDRIKMAVWRVLLRLSAQLHEPSGHAAMDATFFDRENASKHYCRRTNYRVQTLKTTALVDTESQAILDVHCTTKKRHDTQIGWQLARRNAGELHSLAADKGYDWQRFRDKLREEDVRPLIKHREFRPIDHAHNARIDGTLYGQRALSETVFSVIKRTLGDAVRARSWYREFREIVLMCAVYNIKRTVN
- a CDS encoding carboxylate--amine ligase produces the protein MHAAPPTVLLLDGDYDNALAIATELSEDLEATVVGVGTTPHSRLLRSTYCDAGRVLPPPDDPDYPRALLETIERDRPDVVLPVGYDSMAATQSIRKAIPDDVALCLPSEAAFNAAADKGETLRLGRRLGLETPAEYSDVVADLEADGRPTPDGVLPFPVFLKARWENGGVTTTPVDEPGAFWDGYDRIAAAAPDGDVLVQEYVDGTGSTHACGLLCIDGEVELTMTHEELRSVPRHGGSGTHLRLGPDAAVATAARQLLEEIGWHGIALVEFKRRADGTPVLMEINPKFWASYALASEFGYRFASTLVADRLELDLELPIGSPESSGEMVFPLRELQFAAKNRDRETLREVLSTLSTRGAAWDVEPTDLGAWLTPPASLVERLPESARRSTTERTVTEPTKPIRSRR
- the serS gene encoding serine--tRNA ligase, whose product is MLDRTYLRENPDEVRDALDDRGADVDFDEILELDERWRELKARGDELRHDRNEITERIGTLVSEGKQDEKDEAIEKSKELKAEIHDVETEAAELQTELEQRMLEMPQIPHESVPLGVDERHNVEDRRWGFDALRDLPEEVTPHYDLGEELDIIDEARGAKTTGSGFYFLKGDGARLEHALVQFMLDVHREQGYIDLFPPVPVKSESMRGTGQLPKFADDAYRLGGSNDEEYEDDDLWLCPTAEVPVTNMYADDILLQDDLPLKHQAYTPNFRREAGEHGTETRGIVRVHQFNKVELVNFVEPEDSYDRLEELLDEAEEVLRRLGLPYRILELCTGDLTFASAKTYDIEVWAPGDDMEDGPDRGGRWLEVSSASNFEDFQARRAGLRYRPERHESAEYLHTLNASGLALPRVMVAILEYYQNEDGTVTIPEALRPYMDGQDVIEGHEKVGESALGAGERE
- a CDS encoding potassium channel family protein, encoding MDPLEGEASVSIEYEPVNVKDVLVEMKDTAELLIDLSYSAVLHSSEEIAREVLRLEERMDVLEMRARMGLMMAVRNPDDAEQLAPVLGIVAAADDVSDAAGDIAKIVLEDIGLPEAMRAALPEAVETLVRGVVDPDSAYVDRTLAAIDLESETGVRVIALRRGDEWLLNPGPETAIRADDVALLRGPDVAIGDVCETMTGTTDEPPVTDTPGVEDLERAVDTIVHMKNLSELAVDLAYSAVLFDSEPLAEEVRNLEVEVDALESRFEAWTLRAAADAPDPIALRGLIHLGSATEVISDAAIDISEGVLREIDVHPVVQLAVEESDEIITRVEVDPSSDLDGTAIVGGVPNTESTMSVIAIRRPGDGWLLVGDADAEIRGDDVLISKGTRTAAAAFEELAAS
- a CDS encoding prenyltransferase/squalene oxidase repeat-containing protein, coding for MTATQTTEPRDVESTSRAPIVSLCRETLAYARERDYTGWDYADGLSSASLQKLPFESKLLNLAVQEGIKRAPVNLRPYFSVEQRRNYKGAALFAMANLDVYALTGEETYAREARNLVEWLLAADNDWCRGFCGGGHRHPLQDLSSETASTPGEVSGVVSTCYAVQALLQAADVLEEPEYARVARTTTEFVFESLDYTECNEGARINYTAENGGKNEASAPYTLNANALGARLLLELGAHFDEQRWCEAGEAILDYVASKQTATGGWMYTDPPTASHLSMDNFHNGFILESLLRYRELADSSRFDATIDRGLSFYRAELFADDGAPNWDESSAYPQDTHAAAQGIITFTAAGDLEFARRIIDWTTDALYAGDGQFYYQQRRFYTKRFTLMRWCQAWMAYALSTYERARRDRQV